The following proteins come from a genomic window of Rubinisphaera margarita:
- a CDS encoding polysaccharide pyruvyl transferase family protein: MKRRTFLASSLGAALCSQIRLAAADKTQPHVLLRSSWQTVNIGDIAHTPGVLALLEEHLPEAKVTLWASDVRNGVRELLEARFPNVRIVHRGPDVDELLKQCDFLLHGSGPSLVAQRDVQRWKDETGKPFGVFGITLGSADEKLVTLLSSADFVFFRDSVSLGFAKGVEIKAPIMKFGPDGAFAVDIANDEAAEKFLAEHDLQPGKFMCCIPRLRYTPYWKIKDRSFDEARHRRNEEMKEQDHAPILEAITQVVTQTDMKVLLCPEDMSQMEVGKVNLYDKLPPKIRERVVWRENYWLTDEAISTYRRSAGLFGMEMHSPIMCVGNGIPAVVCRFAEQTSKGFMWRDIGLNDWLFDLDSAEDRSRVAETVLAIAKNPAAAKEKAAAARKRVAAIQKSMVEQVGVSVGVPS, encoded by the coding sequence ATGAAACGACGAACCTTCCTCGCCTCCAGCCTCGGGGCTGCTCTGTGTTCCCAGATTCGACTTGCCGCTGCCGACAAGACGCAGCCGCATGTGCTGCTGCGGTCTTCGTGGCAGACGGTCAACATTGGCGACATTGCTCACACGCCGGGCGTACTCGCGCTGCTGGAGGAGCATCTTCCGGAAGCGAAGGTGACGTTGTGGGCCAGCGATGTTCGCAACGGCGTGCGGGAGTTGCTGGAAGCTCGCTTTCCGAATGTGCGTATCGTTCATCGGGGGCCGGATGTCGACGAACTGCTCAAGCAGTGCGACTTCCTGCTCCACGGTTCGGGGCCGTCGCTCGTTGCTCAGCGGGATGTGCAGCGGTGGAAGGACGAGACCGGCAAGCCGTTCGGCGTTTTCGGCATTACGCTCGGCTCGGCCGATGAGAAACTGGTCACGCTGCTGTCCTCGGCTGACTTCGTTTTCTTCCGCGATTCGGTCTCGCTCGGTTTTGCGAAAGGGGTCGAGATCAAGGCTCCGATTATGAAGTTCGGACCGGACGGAGCGTTCGCCGTCGACATCGCCAACGATGAGGCCGCCGAGAAGTTTCTGGCCGAACATGATCTTCAGCCCGGCAAGTTCATGTGCTGTATTCCCCGGCTGCGATACACACCGTACTGGAAGATCAAGGATCGCTCCTTCGACGAAGCCCGGCATCGTCGCAATGAAGAGATGAAAGAACAGGACCACGCGCCGATCCTCGAAGCGATCACGCAGGTGGTTACCCAGACCGATATGAAGGTGCTGCTCTGCCCGGAAGACATGTCGCAGATGGAAGTCGGCAAGGTGAACCTTTACGATAAACTCCCGCCGAAGATTCGCGAACGGGTCGTCTGGCGGGAGAACTACTGGCTCACCGACGAAGCGATCAGCACCTATCGTCGATCGGCCGGACTGTTCGGCATGGAGATGCATTCGCCCATCATGTGCGTCGGCAATGGGATCCCGGCTGTGGTCTGCCGCTTCGCCGAGCAGACCAGCAAAGGCTTCATGTGGCGGGACATCGGCCTGAATGACTGGCTGTTCGATCTCGATTCCGCCGAGGACCGCAGCCGCGTGGCGGAAACCGTGCTCGCCATTGCGAAGAATCCGGCAGCGGCCAAAGAAAAAGCCGCGGCTGCCCGGAAGCGAGTCGCGGCGATTCAGAAGTCGATGGTCGAACAGGTCGGCGTTTCGGTCGGGGTGCCGAGCTAG
- a CDS encoding sensor histidine kinase: MSDRDQTTNQMHELRYREIAELAGGLAHEIRNPLSTISLNLGVLREELSDSDNPRDRRMQQRLTTIQGECDRLQTFLNTFLQFANSAMEIQREPHDLSAYIHELIDFLKPDFAASQIEISPHLATDLPQTLIDPAQFRRALLNLTRNAQQAMPDGGTLEFQTYRSEGGVVLEIIDTGNGIPPHVQEKMFDVFYSTRPGGSGLGLPTVRKIIEAHEGSIQCASEVGKGTRFRITLPACDQQT; the protein is encoded by the coding sequence ATGTCTGACCGCGATCAGACCACCAACCAGATGCACGAACTGCGGTATCGCGAAATCGCTGAACTGGCCGGCGGGCTGGCGCACGAAATTCGCAATCCGCTTTCGACGATCTCTCTGAATCTGGGAGTCCTCCGCGAAGAGTTGTCCGACTCCGATAATCCTCGTGATCGCCGGATGCAGCAGCGGCTGACAACGATCCAGGGCGAGTGCGATCGCCTGCAGACGTTCCTCAATACGTTTCTGCAGTTCGCCAACAGCGCGATGGAGATCCAGCGCGAGCCGCACGATCTTTCGGCCTACATTCACGAGCTGATCGACTTCCTTAAGCCGGATTTCGCGGCCAGCCAGATCGAGATCTCGCCGCATCTGGCGACGGATCTTCCGCAGACGCTGATCGATCCCGCTCAATTCCGGCGGGCGCTCCTGAATTTGACCCGCAACGCCCAACAGGCGATGCCCGACGGAGGAACCCTCGAGTTTCAGACGTACCGTTCGGAAGGTGGTGTCGTGCTGGAGATTATCGACACCGGGAACGGCATCCCTCCTCATGTGCAGGAGAAGATGTTCGACGTCTTCTACTCCACCCGCCCCGGCGGGTCGGGCCTGGGACTGCCGACGGTTCGTAAGATCATCGAGGCTCACGAAGGCTCGATCCAGTGCGCCAGCGAAGTCGGCAAAGGCACCCGCTTCCGGATTACCCTCCCGGCTTGTGATCAGCAAACGTAG
- a CDS encoding RNA polymerase sigma factor — protein MNEHDEALTEKLRVMQAQARDEVAFQWLVQQYERRLLYYLHRFTKPAEAADLLQDVWLRVYMKLPDLRAPEAFRVWLYKIAHDVAVNQIRKKSRREAAAFQRVDETTVSAEPVDDVELLENIELVHRALQELSVPHREILTLRFLEDLELNEIASVISCSLGTVKSRLHYARAALLKIVKEQCGE, from the coding sequence ATGAACGAACACGACGAAGCCCTGACCGAAAAGCTCCGCGTCATGCAGGCGCAGGCTCGCGATGAGGTGGCTTTTCAGTGGCTGGTTCAACAGTACGAGCGACGACTGCTCTATTACCTGCACCGGTTTACGAAGCCAGCCGAAGCGGCCGATCTGCTGCAGGATGTCTGGCTGCGGGTTTACATGAAGCTGCCCGATCTCAGAGCTCCCGAGGCCTTTCGCGTCTGGCTCTATAAGATCGCACACGATGTCGCGGTCAATCAGATTCGCAAGAAGAGTCGTCGCGAAGCCGCAGCGTTTCAACGGGTCGATGAGACCACCGTTTCGGCTGAGCCGGTCGATGACGTTGAACTCCTTGAAAACATCGAACTGGTGCACCGGGCTCTTCAGGAGTTGTCCGTCCCCCATCGGGAAATCCTGACATTGCGGTTTCTCGAAGACCTGGAGCTCAACGAGATCGCCTCAGTCATTTCGTGTTCACTCGGCACCGTCAAATCCCGGCTGCATTATGCCCGGGCCGCGTTACTGAAAATCGTAAAGGAGCAGTGCGGTGAATGA
- a CDS encoding sugar ABC transporter ATP-binding protein gives MIESTPTVPLLEMSGISKRFGATVALKDVSLNVHPGRVLALIGENGAGKSTLMKVLSGSISSDSGEMQLEGEPYRPSDPHAARLSGVSMIYQELTIAPDLNLEDNLMLGCESSRFGLLDRQTQRERMQDALEMLGIAHLPQNVPARRLSPAHQQLIEIARALVLQSKIVIFDEPTSSLAAEDVRHLFSVIRVLQQRGLGVVYISHFLEEVRELCSDYVILRDGEDVASGELKDISDDEIVHQMVGRELDELFPSVPHERGELLLDVSELSGYGFPKEASMQLHRGEIVGLAGLVGAGRTEFARCLYGLDAVRSGSVRITTLSPANNPRARIKAGMGMVSEDRKTEGLAQNLSINDNLTMSRMGGYSHFGFVNLAARRHSAAEWMKKLQVKARSCEQPIQDLSGGNQQKVAIARVLHQEAEILLLDEPTRGIDVRTKSEIYRLIGEFAAEGKAVLFISSYLPELMAVCDRIGVMARGQLLEFRPTSEWTEAEIMHRAISR, from the coding sequence TTGATCGAGTCGACTCCAACCGTACCGCTCCTCGAAATGTCCGGCATCTCCAAGCGGTTCGGGGCCACCGTTGCGCTGAAGGATGTCTCTCTGAATGTACATCCTGGCCGGGTTCTGGCCCTGATCGGCGAGAACGGAGCTGGCAAAAGCACGCTGATGAAGGTGCTGAGCGGCTCCATTTCCTCCGACTCCGGGGAGATGCAACTCGAAGGCGAGCCGTATCGTCCGTCCGATCCCCATGCTGCCCGACTCTCGGGCGTCAGCATGATTTATCAGGAGCTGACGATCGCTCCGGACCTGAATCTCGAAGACAACTTGATGCTCGGCTGCGAATCCTCCCGCTTCGGTCTGCTCGATCGCCAGACGCAGCGGGAACGGATGCAGGACGCCCTCGAAATGCTGGGGATCGCTCATCTGCCGCAGAACGTGCCCGCTCGGCGTCTGTCCCCCGCTCATCAGCAGCTGATCGAGATTGCCCGGGCTCTCGTCCTGCAGTCGAAGATCGTGATTTTCGACGAACCGACCAGCTCCCTGGCCGCCGAAGACGTGCGGCACCTGTTTTCCGTTATCCGAGTCCTTCAGCAGCGCGGGCTGGGCGTCGTGTACATCAGCCATTTCTTAGAGGAAGTCCGCGAACTGTGCAGCGACTATGTCATTCTCCGCGATGGAGAAGACGTGGCCAGCGGAGAACTGAAGGACATTTCCGACGATGAAATTGTCCATCAGATGGTCGGACGCGAACTCGATGAACTGTTCCCGTCCGTGCCACACGAGCGGGGCGAACTACTGCTCGATGTCTCCGAGCTTTCCGGCTACGGTTTCCCGAAAGAGGCTTCGATGCAGCTTCATCGTGGCGAAATCGTGGGGCTGGCCGGCCTCGTGGGAGCCGGGCGAACCGAGTTTGCCCGCTGTCTCTACGGCCTCGACGCCGTGCGTTCCGGTTCCGTTCGCATCACCACGCTCTCGCCGGCGAACAATCCCCGAGCCCGCATCAAAGCCGGAATGGGCATGGTTTCAGAAGACCGAAAGACCGAAGGACTGGCGCAAAACCTCTCGATCAACGACAACCTCACGATGTCCCGCATGGGCGGCTACAGCCACTTCGGATTCGTGAACCTGGCCGCCCGTCGCCACAGCGCCGCCGAGTGGATGAAGAAACTGCAGGTCAAAGCCCGCAGCTGCGAGCAGCCGATTCAGGACCTTTCCGGCGGCAACCAGCAAAAGGTGGCCATCGCCCGGGTGCTGCACCAGGAAGCTGAGATTCTGCTGCTCGATGAACCGACGCGGGGGATCGATGTCCGCACCAAATCGGAGATCTATCGGCTGATCGGCGAGTTCGCAGCCGAGGGGAAAGCTGTGCTTTTCATCAGTTCCTACCTGCCGGAACTGATGGCCGTTTGTGACCGCATCGGCGTGATGGCCCGTGGCCAGCTGCTCGAGTTTCGTCCGACCTCGGAATGGACCGAAGCTGAGATCATGCACCGAGCCATCTCCCGCTGA
- the pnp gene encoding polyribonucleotide nucleotidyltransferase translates to MSGKKIVVEKEIAGRRLSLTTGQIAKQASGAVLVQYGETMLLVAAQTGPAREGIDFFPLTVDYRERYAAAGKFPGGFIKREGRPSTHEILTARLTDRPLRPLFPKGFRDEVQVQTTVLASDLENPSDVLSINGASAALCLAPVPFQGPIGAVRVGMEDDKFILFPTQAQTDAGDLDLVVAGNRESILMIEGFGRQIPEDIMVDALLFAHKAIADLCSLQEELAKKVGVKPFDYAEPEKNPFVSIVREKASDKLKSARSNPSKSARSEGAAAVREELVKELFPEGAVVDSEGRTLSQFKEAFYQVDKEMCRELTLSGKRLDGRSSSELRDVSCEVGNVPRVHGSALFTRGETQSLATLTLGTVRDQQRVEDLFGEHTKRFMLDYNFPSYSVGECRPIRGPGRREIGHGALAERSVQWVLPDEETFPYTIRIISDITESNGSSSMASVCNATLALMDGGVPIRQPVAGISIGLVKEGSKYVLLTDIIGDEDHFGDMDFKVAGTQKGITGIQLDLKIDGINEEIIRKTLEQARKARLELLKSMLMEIRRPRKEISELAPRIETVKIDPEKIGLVIGPGGKNIRQLQEDTGTQIDISDDGTVTIAASQGKGAEEAKARIEAMTEEVRVGRVYNGTVIAIKDFGAFIEIAPGKDGLCHISELSGGFVKNVSDVCKIGDKMEVKVIAVDEQNRVKLSRKALLPEDDAEVEGEEETDEEDLSFDD, encoded by the coding sequence GTGTCTGGAAAAAAGATTGTTGTTGAAAAGGAAATTGCCGGTCGGCGTCTGTCGCTGACCACCGGTCAAATCGCCAAGCAGGCCAGCGGAGCCGTGCTGGTTCAATACGGCGAGACAATGCTTCTCGTTGCCGCCCAGACCGGGCCGGCTCGCGAAGGAATCGACTTCTTCCCGCTGACCGTTGATTACCGTGAACGCTACGCCGCTGCCGGGAAATTCCCGGGGGGCTTCATCAAGCGCGAAGGTCGCCCTTCGACGCACGAGATTCTAACGGCTCGACTCACCGACCGCCCTCTGCGTCCGCTGTTCCCCAAGGGGTTCCGCGACGAAGTTCAGGTTCAGACCACGGTCCTGGCGAGCGATCTTGAGAATCCGTCCGACGTACTCTCGATCAACGGAGCCAGTGCGGCTCTCTGTCTGGCTCCGGTTCCTTTCCAGGGACCAATCGGTGCCGTTCGGGTTGGTATGGAAGACGACAAGTTCATCCTCTTCCCGACTCAGGCTCAGACCGACGCTGGCGACCTCGACCTCGTCGTGGCTGGTAATCGGGAATCGATCCTGATGATCGAAGGCTTCGGTCGCCAGATCCCGGAAGACATCATGGTCGACGCCCTGCTGTTCGCTCACAAGGCGATCGCAGATCTGTGCAGCCTGCAGGAAGAACTGGCCAAGAAAGTTGGCGTTAAGCCCTTCGATTACGCAGAACCGGAAAAGAACCCGTTCGTCTCGATCGTCCGTGAAAAGGCTTCAGACAAACTGAAGTCAGCTCGCTCGAACCCGAGCAAGTCGGCTCGTTCGGAAGGCGCTGCGGCCGTTCGTGAAGAACTCGTCAAAGAACTCTTCCCGGAAGGTGCTGTCGTCGACAGCGAAGGTCGGACGCTGAGCCAGTTCAAAGAAGCGTTCTATCAGGTCGACAAGGAAATGTGCCGCGAGCTGACTCTGTCCGGCAAGCGACTGGACGGCCGCTCCTCGTCGGAGCTTCGCGACGTCAGCTGCGAAGTCGGCAATGTTCCCCGCGTCCACGGCTCGGCTCTGTTCACCCGCGGTGAAACACAGTCCCTGGCCACGCTGACCCTGGGAACTGTTCGCGATCAGCAGCGGGTCGAAGACCTGTTCGGCGAACACACCAAGCGGTTCATGCTCGACTACAACTTCCCCTCCTATTCGGTTGGCGAATGCCGCCCGATCCGGGGACCAGGACGTCGTGAAATTGGTCACGGTGCTCTGGCGGAGCGTTCGGTTCAGTGGGTTCTGCCGGACGAAGAAACCTTCCCGTACACGATCCGCATCATCTCCGACATCACCGAATCAAACGGTAGCTCGTCGATGGCTTCGGTCTGTAATGCCACGCTGGCTCTGATGGACGGCGGCGTGCCGATTCGTCAGCCGGTCGCCGGGATTTCGATCGGACTGGTCAAGGAAGGATCCAAGTATGTCCTGCTGACCGACATCATCGGCGATGAAGACCACTTCGGCGATATGGACTTCAAAGTGGCCGGAACCCAGAAGGGGATCACCGGGATCCAGCTCGATCTCAAGATCGACGGAATCAACGAAGAGATCATCCGGAAGACTCTGGAGCAGGCTCGCAAGGCTCGCCTCGAACTGCTCAAGTCCATGCTGATGGAAATTCGCCGGCCGCGGAAAGAGATTTCCGAACTGGCACCGCGGATTGAGACCGTGAAGATTGATCCGGAAAAGATTGGTCTGGTCATCGGCCCAGGTGGTAAGAACATCCGCCAGCTGCAGGAAGACACCGGCACTCAGATCGACATCTCCGACGACGGAACCGTGACGATCGCCGCTTCGCAGGGCAAGGGCGCTGAAGAAGCCAAGGCCCGCATCGAAGCGATGACCGAAGAAGTTCGCGTCGGCCGGGTCTACAACGGTACTGTGATCGCCATCAAGGACTTCGGAGCCTTTATCGAAATCGCTCCGGGCAAAGATGGTCTGTGTCACATCAGCGAGCTGTCCGGCGGCTTCGTGAAGAATGTCTCGGACGTCTGCAAAATCGGCGACAAGATGGAAGTCAAAGTCATCGCGGTCGACGAGCAGAATCGGGTCAAGCTGTCGCGTAAGGCTCTACTGCCTGAGGACGATGCCGAGGTCGAAGGCGAAGAAGAAACCGATGAAGAAGACCTGAGCTTCGACGACTAA
- a CDS encoding FtsW/RodA/SpoVE family cell cycle protein: protein MSTVGTQPEQSLAREGFLIAIVALLGLGTMMVFSSTGATRTLELRTGFLQKHLIFLTVAGSVFLVLTQIPTRWVMRSAPGCFLAVTALLGLVLIPGIGSEVNGARRWFRLGPVSLQPSELMKIALPLLLAWLLRETRPGWKKLRTTLAFCALLFAPILIALQPDLGTSVLVFTMGACFLFLAGYPIWLFALGCASIVPVLGGMMMFRPYQLQRLASYFDALGHWENAQYQVKQSLLSIGSGGLWGTGPGRGLQKLSFLPESHTDFVFAVIGEELGLVGTLATIGLWILLFICGVRLVSRVIEDRERFALAGTLLAGIVLQAVINACVVTSLLPPKGISHPLLSYGGSNLLATMIAFALILNLTREPKKTPLQ, encoded by the coding sequence GTGTCGACAGTCGGAACACAGCCGGAGCAATCGCTGGCGCGAGAGGGATTCCTCATCGCGATTGTGGCGCTGCTCGGGCTGGGAACGATGATGGTCTTCTCCTCCACCGGGGCCACGCGCACGCTCGAACTGCGAACCGGATTCCTGCAGAAGCATTTGATCTTTCTGACCGTCGCGGGCAGCGTCTTTCTTGTTCTCACCCAAATCCCGACGCGTTGGGTGATGCGATCTGCCCCCGGGTGTTTTCTGGCCGTCACGGCTCTGCTGGGCCTCGTCCTCATTCCTGGCATCGGTTCGGAAGTGAATGGAGCCCGCCGCTGGTTTCGACTCGGTCCCGTCTCGCTGCAACCATCCGAACTGATGAAGATCGCCCTGCCACTTCTCCTGGCCTGGCTGCTGCGCGAAACCCGTCCCGGCTGGAAGAAACTGCGAACGACGCTGGCGTTCTGCGCATTGCTGTTTGCTCCGATCCTGATTGCCCTACAGCCCGACCTGGGCACGTCGGTGCTCGTCTTTACGATGGGAGCCTGCTTCCTGTTCCTGGCCGGCTATCCGATCTGGCTGTTTGCACTCGGCTGTGCGAGCATTGTCCCGGTCCTCGGCGGAATGATGATGTTTCGACCGTATCAACTCCAGCGACTGGCTTCCTACTTCGATGCCCTTGGTCATTGGGAGAATGCCCAGTATCAGGTGAAACAGTCGCTGCTCTCGATCGGCTCCGGCGGACTGTGGGGCACCGGCCCGGGACGCGGCCTGCAGAAGTTGAGCTTCCTCCCGGAATCGCACACCGACTTCGTGTTCGCGGTCATCGGAGAAGAACTCGGCCTCGTCGGAACGCTGGCAACAATCGGCCTGTGGATTCTGCTCTTCATCTGCGGCGTCCGACTCGTGAGCCGCGTGATCGAAGATCGAGAACGATTCGCCCTGGCCGGCACACTCCTCGCCGGCATCGTGCTTCAGGCGGTCATCAACGCCTGCGTCGTCACCTCGCTACTCCCTCCGAAAGGGATCTCGCATCCTTTGCTCAGCTACGGCGGCAGTAATCTGCTGGCGACAATGATCGCCTTCGCCCTCATTCTGAACCTGACCCGCGAACCAAAAAAGACTCCACTCCAGTAG
- a CDS encoding Gfo/Idh/MocA family protein, which translates to MAPEQSPSRRDFIKASATAAAGTAFLTSVVNPNRVFAAGDDTIKIGLVGCGGRGSGAASQALKTEGKVELYAMGDMFMDLLEKSQKRIEASVKGNDTAIINVPEERRFAGFDAYQKVIDSGVDVVILATPPGFRPIHFEAAVKAGKHVFMEKPVATDIAGVNKVLEAAKKAKEQNLKVGVGLQRHHQFTYRDIVKRIQDGEIGDVVALRVYWNGGGVWDPRMAREEASSEMEYQLRNWYYYNWLCGDHICEQHIHNIDVGNWIKGAYPVRAEGMGGREVRTDPKYGEIFDHHAVEFTYEDGTKMFSQCRHIPNCWNSVSEYAHGTKGYADVSGSSYQSYGGDKYRYRGEKNDPYQTEHDDLFHAIRNNISYDESEYGAMSTASSILGRTATYSGKSVTMADLLASNKSIMPEEMSMSATPPTTPGKDGRYPIPVPGVYKPY; encoded by the coding sequence ATGGCACCGGAACAGTCACCTTCCCGCCGCGATTTCATCAAGGCTTCGGCCACGGCGGCAGCTGGCACGGCATTTTTGACCAGCGTTGTGAACCCGAATCGCGTGTTCGCTGCTGGCGATGACACCATCAAGATCGGCCTGGTCGGCTGTGGTGGCCGCGGTAGTGGAGCCGCCAGCCAGGCGCTCAAAACCGAAGGCAAGGTCGAACTGTACGCCATGGGCGACATGTTCATGGACCTGCTCGAAAAAAGCCAGAAGCGGATCGAAGCTTCGGTGAAAGGCAACGATACCGCAATCATCAACGTTCCGGAAGAACGCCGCTTTGCCGGCTTCGATGCTTATCAGAAGGTGATCGATTCCGGCGTCGATGTCGTGATTCTGGCCACCCCGCCAGGCTTCCGCCCAATTCACTTCGAAGCCGCCGTGAAGGCTGGTAAGCACGTCTTCATGGAAAAGCCGGTCGCGACTGATATCGCCGGCGTCAACAAGGTGCTCGAAGCCGCCAAGAAGGCCAAGGAACAGAACCTGAAGGTCGGCGTCGGCCTGCAGCGTCATCACCAGTTTACCTACCGCGACATTGTCAAACGGATTCAGGATGGCGAGATCGGCGATGTCGTCGCTCTTCGCGTTTACTGGAACGGCGGCGGCGTGTGGGATCCCCGCATGGCTCGCGAAGAAGCCTCCTCGGAAATGGAATACCAGCTCCGTAACTGGTACTACTACAACTGGCTCTGCGGCGATCACATCTGCGAGCAGCACATCCACAACATCGATGTCGGCAACTGGATCAAGGGAGCTTACCCGGTCCGCGCTGAAGGGATGGGCGGTCGCGAAGTGCGTACTGATCCGAAGTACGGTGAAATCTTCGATCACCACGCTGTCGAGTTCACCTACGAAGACGGCACGAAGATGTTCAGCCAGTGTCGCCACATCCCCAACTGCTGGAACTCGGTTTCCGAGTACGCACACGGCACCAAGGGATACGCCGATGTTTCGGGGAGTTCGTACCAGTCGTACGGCGGCGACAAGTATCGCTACCGCGGCGAGAAGAACGATCCTTATCAGACCGAGCACGACGATCTGTTCCACGCCATCCGCAACAACATCAGCTACGATGAGTCGGAATACGGCGCCATGAGCACCGCCAGTTCGATCCTCGGACGGACCGCGACCTACTCCGGCAAGTCCGTGACGATGGCTGACCTGCTCGCTTCGAACAAGAGCATCATGCCGGAAGAAATGTCGATGTCGGCCACGCCGCCAACGACCCCGGGCAAAGATGGCCGCTACCCCATTCCGGTACCGGGCGTCTACAAGCCTTACTAA
- a CDS encoding sulfatase-like hydrolase/transferase: MRLASAFALLLGLCQFLLFTPDAAAERPKHVVLVMADDMGWGQTGYFNHPILKTPNLDAMAANGLRLDRFYAGAPVCSPTRATVLTGRTNMRTGVESHGYALRQQEPTIAEALNGAGFATGHFGKWHLDGYRGPGAPILKDDPYSPGQFGFDHWLSVTNFFDRDPLMSRMGKFEDHIGDSSEVVVDEALKFIRKQVKSGKPTFTVIWYGTPHSPFKASEKDGEPFQDLDEQSRNHYGELVAMDRSIGTLRSGLKDLGIQDETLFWFCSDNGGLPKIKPETVGGLRGFKGSLYEGGLRVPCVIEWPAGIPAGRVSTFPSCTMDIAPTISDLLSLPDSWHLQPLDGISLTKLFTEDHQQRDQPIGFQCLGNTALIDNNQKIMYVKPKKAKEISIEQYDLAADPHEEKDIYEDGKPSSQQLKQKLDDWVASVERSIAGKDYPAGKVDPPTPEPRTWTETEEYAPYLDDWKNRWEYRSRLNK, from the coding sequence ATGAGACTCGCGTCTGCTTTCGCCCTGCTCCTTGGACTCTGCCAGTTTCTCCTCTTCACCCCCGACGCCGCGGCGGAACGCCCCAAACACGTTGTCCTCGTGATGGCCGACGACATGGGCTGGGGACAGACCGGATACTTCAATCATCCGATTCTCAAAACGCCCAATCTCGACGCGATGGCCGCCAATGGCCTGAGACTCGACCGCTTTTACGCCGGGGCTCCCGTCTGCTCTCCGACCAGAGCCACTGTGCTGACCGGGCGAACGAACATGCGAACCGGCGTCGAAAGCCACGGCTACGCTCTCCGGCAGCAGGAGCCGACCATTGCCGAGGCTCTGAATGGAGCCGGCTTCGCGACCGGTCATTTCGGGAAATGGCACCTCGATGGCTATCGCGGCCCGGGGGCTCCCATTCTGAAAGACGATCCTTACAGCCCCGGCCAATTCGGCTTCGATCACTGGCTGTCGGTCACCAACTTCTTCGATCGCGATCCGCTCATGAGCCGCATGGGCAAGTTTGAGGATCACATCGGCGACTCGTCCGAAGTCGTCGTCGACGAAGCCCTGAAATTCATCCGCAAACAGGTGAAGAGCGGGAAGCCGACTTTCACCGTGATCTGGTACGGCACCCCACACAGCCCGTTCAAGGCGTCCGAGAAAGACGGGGAGCCGTTTCAGGATCTCGATGAACAATCGCGGAATCATTACGGAGAGCTCGTCGCCATGGACCGCAGTATCGGCACGCTGCGCAGCGGTCTGAAAGATCTCGGCATCCAGGACGAGACGCTGTTCTGGTTCTGCAGCGACAACGGCGGACTTCCCAAGATCAAGCCCGAAACGGTTGGCGGTCTGCGGGGCTTCAAAGGCTCCCTCTACGAAGGTGGACTCCGCGTTCCCTGTGTCATCGAATGGCCTGCCGGGATTCCCGCCGGCCGCGTCAGCACGTTCCCGTCCTGCACGATGGACATTGCTCCGACGATCTCCGACCTGCTCAGTCTGCCGGACTCATGGCATCTGCAGCCGCTCGATGGCATCAGCCTGACGAAGCTCTTCACCGAAGACCATCAACAGCGCGACCAGCCGATCGGCTTCCAGTGCCTTGGCAACACCGCCCTGATCGACAACAACCAGAAGATCATGTACGTGAAGCCGAAGAAAGCAAAAGAGATTTCAATCGAACAGTACGACCTCGCCGCTGATCCGCATGAAGAGAAAGACATCTACGAAGACGGGAAGCCGAGTTCACAACAACTGAAGCAGAAACTCGACGACTGGGTTGCCTCCGTCGAACGAAGCATCGCCGGGAAAGACTATCCCGCCGGCAAGGTCGATCCCCCGACTCCCGAACCACGCACCTGGACCGAAACCGAGGAGTACGCCCCGTACCTCGACGACTGGAAGAACCGCTGGGAATACCGCTCCCGCCTGAACAAGTAG
- the rpsO gene encoding 30S ribosomal protein S15: MSITKEKKQELIGDYKRTDADTGSPDVQIAMLSHRISELTAHLKTHSKDFASRRGLLMLVSRRRRLLNYVRGKDPARYASLIERLNLRK; this comes from the coding sequence ATGTCAATCACGAAAGAGAAAAAGCAGGAACTGATCGGCGATTACAAGCGCACTGATGCCGATACCGGATCGCCAGACGTGCAGATCGCCATGCTGTCGCATCGTATTAGTGAGCTGACTGCTCACCTGAAGACGCACAGCAAGGACTTCGCCAGCCGACGAGGTCTTCTGATGCTGGTGAGCCGCCGTCGCCGCCTGCTTAATTATGTTCGCGGTAAGGATCCCGCTCGCTATGCATCTCTGATCGAGCGGCTCAACCTGAGAAAGTAA